Sequence from the Magnetococcales bacterium genome:
CTCGATCCGACCACGGAACGCATCGATTACGCCCAGGTGGAGGCGTTGGCCCTGGAGCACCGTCCGGCCATCATCGTGGCGGGGGCATCGGCCTATAGCCGCGTCATCGAATTCGACCGCTTTCGCGCCATCTGCGACAAGGTGGGAGCCGCCCTGGTGGTCGATATGGCCCACTTCGCCGGTTTGGTGGCGGCGGGAGAGCATCCCAGCCCGGTGCCCTACGCCGATATCGTCACCACCACCACCCACAAAACCCTGCGCGGTCCCCGGGGCGGCATGATTCTGACCAACCGGGAGGATCTGGCCAAGAAGATCAACTCGAAGATTTTTCCGGGCATTCAGGGCGGGCCGCTGATGCATGTCATCGCCGCCAAGGCCGTGGCCTTCAAGGAGGCGTTGAGCCCCGAATTCCGCCTGTATGCCGCTTTGGTACGGCGCAATGCGGCGCGATTGGCCGAAACCCTGGTGGCGGGAGGCCTGCGTATCGTCTCCGGCGGCACCGACAACCACCTGATGCTGGTGGATCTGACTTCCCGGGATCTGACGGGCAAGGATGCGGAACAGGCTTTGGAACGTTCCGGACTGACCTGCAACAAGAACGCCATTCCGGGTGATCCGCGCAGTCCGTTCGTGACTTCCGGCATCCGTTTGGGCAGCCCGGCGGCCACGAGTCGTGGTTTTGGCGTGGCGGAGTTCGCCCAGGTGGGTCGCCTGATCGTGCGGGTGGTGGATGCCACCAGCGGCAATCCGGGAGGCGATGCGGCGGTGGAGGCCGAGGTGCGGATGGAGGTGGCCGAATTGTGCCATCGTTTTCCCGTCTACCCCTGGTTGTGACAGAATACCGTTGGCACAGTCCGAGGGGGGGATCTCTCCCCCTGCCGGACTTTCAATATTTTATCTTCTAAGTATCAAAAAAAGGAAATGTTCTATCCTTTGACGTTTTCTTTTCTTTATTTTTTAAATAAAAGTCAAATGACAGAACATTTCCTTTTTTTTTGATACTTTAAAATATTGAAAGGCAGCGGCATCGATGATGGATTCCACGTATATGGCCCAGGCTCTGCGTCTGGCAGCGCGCGCCGAAGGACGCACCCGTCCCAATCCGGTGGTGGGCTGTGTCGTGGTGCGGGAGAACCGGGTGGTGGGGCGAGGCTATCATCACCGTGCCGGAGAGCCCCATGCCGAGGTGGAGGCCCTGACGGAAGCGGGGGAAGCAGCCCGTGGCGCCACGGTCTACGTCACCCTGGAACCCTGCAGCCACACGGGACGCACCCCCCCTTGCGCCGATGCCCTGTTGCGAGCCGGCGTGCGCAAGGTGGTGGCGGCCATGTCGGATCCCGATCCCCGGGTTTCGGGCAGCGGTTTTGCCCGGTTGCGGGAGGGAGGCGTGGAGGTGGTTTCGGGGGTGCTGGAAGAGGAGGCGCACGCCCTCAACCGCCCTTTTGTAACCCGCATCCTGCGGCAGCGTCCCCTGATCACCCTGAAAATGGCCGCCACGTTGGACGGCAAGGTGGCCACTCGTACCCGGGAGAGCCAGTGGATCACCGGAGAGGGCGCCCGCATG
This genomic interval carries:
- a CDS encoding serine hydroxymethyltransferase; this translates as MEAFPSLAQVDPELYAAIGHELDRQRDTIELIASENIVSRAVLEAQGSVLTNKYAEGYPGKRYYGGCEHVDRAEALAIERACTLFGSRFANVQPHSGSQANMGAYLALAEPGSLILGMTLAHGGHLTHGASVNFSGQIYKAVQYGLDPTTERIDYAQVEALALEHRPAIIVAGASAYSRVIEFDRFRAICDKVGAALVVDMAHFAGLVAAGEHPSPVPYADIVTTTTHKTLRGPRGGMILTNREDLAKKINSKIFPGIQGGPLMHVIAAKAVAFKEALSPEFRLYAALVRRNAARLAETLVAGGLRIVSGGTDNHLMLVDLTSRDLTGKDAEQALERSGLTCNKNAIPGDPRSPFVTSGIRLGSPAATSRGFGVAEFAQVGRLIVRVVDATSGNPGGDAAVEAEVRMEVAELCHRFPVYPWL